A window of Moritella sp. Urea-trap-13 contains these coding sequences:
- a CDS encoding MBL fold metallo-hydrolase, translating into MIEQLDTLKEVACMQIHHIKGYIQTILLVEYPDKLMLLDGGCRCDVPVIKTFITDTLQRDIGDLKLVLVSHMHPDHAGGAHLLRKQFGCQIASVGFEKQWYQGFKGRIAHSIDVMLALYVARRKGKKWQNIYYHPHLKPDVILQDQALVPEFDEWMVHFTPGHTDRDLSFLHQPTQLMYVGDMILKLRNKFTSPFPIYQPDAYKQSLNKLLQLNITKILMAHDGYSDINAADIQLLINKSTNHPLTVANVIKYKLAKRKTNHS; encoded by the coding sequence ATGATTGAACAACTAGATACTTTAAAAGAAGTCGCGTGCATGCAGATACACCACATCAAAGGTTATATTCAAACGATTTTGTTAGTCGAATATCCCGACAAGTTAATGTTACTTGATGGTGGCTGTCGATGTGATGTGCCGGTGATTAAAACCTTCATTACCGATACCCTGCAACGTGACATCGGCGATTTAAAACTGGTATTGGTATCGCATATGCACCCTGACCATGCTGGCGGTGCACACTTATTACGTAAACAGTTTGGCTGTCAAATTGCTTCGGTAGGCTTTGAAAAACAGTGGTATCAAGGTTTCAAAGGCCGTATTGCACACAGCATAGATGTGATGCTGGCGTTATATGTGGCACGTCGTAAGGGTAAAAAATGGCAGAATATTTATTATCACCCGCATCTTAAACCCGATGTTATTTTACAAGACCAAGCACTAGTGCCTGAGTTTGATGAGTGGATGGTACATTTTACCCCTGGTCATACCGACCGTGATTTATCATTCTTGCATCAACCGACTCAACTTATGTATGTCGGCGATATGATTTTAAAACTGCGGAATAAATTTACCTCCCCCTTCCCTATCTATCAGCCCGATGCCTACAAGCAATCATTAAACAAATTATTACAACTTAACATCACCAAGATATTAATGGCTCACGACGGTTACAGTGATATTAACGCCGCAGACATCCAGCTGTTAATCAATAAGAGCACAAATCACCCGTTAACCGTCGCAAATGTAATTAAATACAAACTGGCCAAGCGCAAGACCAATCATAGCTAA
- a CDS encoding DUF4250 domain-containing protein, whose protein sequence is MDLSNFEQMDTAILLGIVNEKLRLECPDLHDLSASYDMPTEALANKLDTLGYHYDTKTNQFKSF, encoded by the coding sequence ATGGATTTAAGTAATTTTGAACAAATGGATACCGCGATCTTACTGGGTATTGTTAACGAAAAACTACGACTAGAATGTCCCGACCTGCATGATCTGTCGGCGTCTTATGACATGCCTACCGAAGCCCTCGCCAATAAACTCGATACATTGGGTTATCATTACGATACCAAAACTAATCAGTTTAAAAGTTTTTAA
- a CDS encoding tetratricopeptide repeat protein produces the protein MSNNTENTQLKPKDPGLQIISEAEQGSPFSQLAAADMCYARSHFDDAFYWYSIAVRSFTSNPDAYSAEVIKYEVSAAECNLAGMFFNGLGTDTDKIQAFRLYAEAARKRYVKAQLQLGMMYVYAEGIQQHYGLGYAWLNAAQLNGEDNKEIKKVLKMIEAKMDRKALDNARKMSEQWIDEAILEKLALRKKTRFSFISNWFKKS, from the coding sequence ATGTCAAATAATACTGAAAATACGCAATTAAAGCCGAAGGATCCCGGTTTACAAATTATCTCAGAAGCAGAGCAGGGCAGTCCTTTTTCTCAACTTGCCGCGGCTGATATGTGCTATGCGCGAAGCCATTTTGATGATGCTTTTTATTGGTACAGCATTGCGGTGCGTTCATTTACCAGCAATCCTGATGCGTACTCAGCTGAAGTGATTAAATATGAAGTATCTGCGGCAGAGTGTAACCTTGCAGGTATGTTCTTTAATGGACTTGGTACTGACACGGACAAGATCCAAGCGTTTAGACTGTACGCAGAAGCGGCGCGTAAGCGTTATGTTAAAGCACAATTACAGCTAGGTATGATGTATGTATACGCCGAAGGTATTCAGCAGCATTACGGTTTAGGTTATGCTTGGTTGAATGCGGCACAACTTAATGGCGAAGATAATAAAGAAATTAAGAAAGTGCTGAAAATGATCGAAGCTAAAATGGATCGTAAAGCACTGGATAATGCCCGTAAAATGTCAGAACAGTGGATTGATGAAGCGATTTTGGAAAAGCTCGCGCTACGTAAGAAAACCCGTTTTTCTTTCATCAGTAATTGGTTTAAAAAGTCTTAA
- the sbcD gene encoding exonuclease subunit SbcD, which translates to MKILHTSDWHLGQHFITKSRVNEHSCFMAWLLEQVELHQVDAVIVAGDIFDTGTPPSYARELYNSFVVAMSKVNCQLIILAGNHDSVATLNESKQLLSQLNTQVISSVSLDLDQQVLELKNRQGQLGALLCAVPFVRPRDVMQSEAWQSGSEKQQRLGAAITEHYANLYKLAEKKREQHNDKDNSAVPIIVTGHLTALGVSVTESVRDIYIGTLEAFPANQFPAADYIALGHIHRAQKVAKSEHIRYSGSPIPLSFDEVKQQKSVNLVNFVEGKFDSVTELAIPRFQPMQAIKGNLESIEAQLADFKTHTDPLPVWLSIEVQEQDYLTDLQTRIEAMTTDLPVEVLQVRRARKDREQHLHSQVKETLSELSVNDVFARCLQGVEFTTDAEIARKSRIELAFKQIVEQVEHATQEEK; encoded by the coding sequence ATGAAAATATTACATACCTCAGATTGGCATCTTGGCCAGCATTTCATTACTAAAAGTCGCGTCAACGAACACAGCTGCTTTATGGCTTGGTTACTTGAACAGGTCGAATTACACCAAGTGGATGCGGTTATTGTCGCTGGTGATATTTTTGATACTGGCACGCCGCCAAGTTATGCGCGTGAGTTATATAACAGTTTTGTTGTTGCCATGAGCAAGGTGAACTGTCAGTTAATTATTCTAGCGGGTAATCATGATTCGGTAGCAACGCTCAATGAATCAAAGCAATTATTGTCACAACTTAATACCCAAGTTATTTCGAGTGTATCGCTTGATTTAGACCAGCAAGTGTTAGAGCTTAAAAACCGCCAAGGTCAACTGGGGGCATTATTGTGTGCCGTGCCGTTTGTACGGCCTCGTGATGTAATGCAAAGTGAAGCATGGCAGTCAGGTAGTGAAAAACAGCAACGCTTAGGTGCGGCAATTACAGAGCATTACGCCAATTTGTATAAACTGGCCGAGAAAAAGCGTGAGCAGCATAATGATAAAGACAATAGCGCGGTACCGATTATCGTTACTGGTCATTTAACTGCACTCGGTGTTTCGGTTACAGAATCAGTACGTGATATTTACATCGGTACATTAGAGGCATTCCCTGCGAATCAATTCCCTGCGGCAGATTATATTGCCCTTGGTCATATTCATCGCGCACAAAAAGTCGCTAAATCAGAACATATCCGTTACAGCGGCTCGCCAATCCCATTAAGCTTTGATGAAGTGAAACAGCAAAAGAGCGTTAACTTAGTGAATTTTGTTGAAGGTAAGTTCGATTCTGTCACCGAATTAGCGATTCCACGCTTTCAACCTATGCAGGCAATTAAAGGTAATCTGGAAAGTATTGAAGCGCAATTAGCCGATTTCAAAACCCATACCGATCCATTACCTGTGTGGTTAAGCATTGAAGTGCAAGAGCAAGACTACCTTACCGATTTACAAACCCGTATTGAAGCTATGACCACAGACTTGCCAGTGGAAGTATTACAAGTGCGCCGAGCACGTAAAGACAGAGAGCAACATTTGCATAGCCAAGTGAAAGAAACCTTATCAGAACTGTCGGTGAATGATGTGTTTGCACGTTGTTTACAAGGCGTTGAGTTTACCACGGATGCAGAAATTGCGCGTAAATCACGTATCGAATTAGCCTTTAAACAGATTGTAGAGCAAGTCGAGCATGCAACGCAGGAGGAAAAATAA
- the queC gene encoding 7-cyano-7-deazaguanine synthase QueC has protein sequence MSQQTANKAVLVFSGGQDSTTCLVDALQRYDSVDCITFDYGQRHSQEIEVAKKTAAYFGVKNHKIINADVLGELAISSLTRDDISVSHELMDNGLPNSFVPGRNIIFMTLASIYAYQVGANTVITGVCETDFSGYPDCRDEFIKSINQACNLGMAKEFKFETPLMWLNKAETWALADLHDELDFVTHQSLTCYNGVVGKGCGDCPACLLRNNGLNDYLSNKTLHITALKGKLPRLASIQTTS, from the coding sequence ATGTCACAGCAGACAGCAAACAAAGCCGTATTAGTATTTAGTGGTGGTCAGGATAGCACTACTTGTTTAGTCGATGCACTGCAACGTTATGACAGTGTAGACTGCATTACCTTTGATTATGGCCAACGTCATAGCCAAGAGATCGAGGTAGCGAAGAAAACAGCGGCTTATTTCGGTGTTAAAAATCATAAAATCATTAATGCTGATGTGCTTGGTGAACTAGCAATTAGCTCATTAACACGTGACGATATCTCGGTATCTCACGAGTTAATGGACAACGGTTTACCGAATTCTTTTGTCCCTGGTCGTAATATCATATTCATGACGCTGGCGAGTATCTATGCTTACCAAGTTGGTGCTAACACGGTTATCACCGGTGTATGTGAAACAGATTTCTCTGGCTACCCTGATTGTCGTGATGAATTTATCAAATCGATTAACCAAGCTTGTAACTTAGGCATGGCGAAAGAGTTTAAATTTGAAACGCCATTAATGTGGTTAAACAAAGCAGAAACATGGGCACTTGCAGACTTGCATGATGAACTTGATTTTGTGACACACCAATCTCTGACTTGTTATAACGGTGTCGTCGGTAAAGGTTGTGGCGATTGCCCTGCGTGTCTATTACGTAACAATGGTTTGAATGATTATCTGTCTAACAAGACATTGCATATTACCGCACTAAAAGGCAAATTGCCTCGCTTAGCAAGTATTCAAACTACGTCATAA